The genomic interval AGAAAGCAATTCTAGCATTTCAGATTCTGACGGAATGATATAATTAGGTACCATTGATGGTCGCTTTTTATTGAAAGCATGCAGCCAAAATATTTTATTATGCGAAATTCTGGCATCATGGCAAAACCACTTTTGCTCATTCAGCCATTGTTCAACTTCAACAAAATTATCTGCTTTTAATCTGTGGCGGAATTCTGTTGTGTCTAAATTCATTGACGCAACCATTACCAATTTAATTTTTCCGACAATTTCATAAATAGTATCAAACGTATCGTATTGTTTGCCCACAATTGCAAAATCAAGTTTCTTGGCATCGACCAGCGCAAAAAGAGAATCGCTGTCTGCAAAAGTAAAATCGATGAAATCGAATTTAGAAATTAAAACACTCCCAACACTTGCAAACAAATTCTTTGAGATTCCAACCGATATTAACCGGGTCGAATCTTGGGCTTTTGCCCTAAAACTGTTTTCTACATTCTCCAGTCGGTCAAGCGCATCAATAATTAAATTATTGAGTAACTTAGCGTATTCCGTTGGTTCTACGCCTTTTGACTTTCGATTAAATAATTTATTCCCAACATGAGCCTCCAACATTGATATCTGCTGACTCACAGCAGGCTGGCTCATAAATAACTCTTTGGCGGCTACTGAAAAATTTCTGTTTTTATAAACCGCCTTAAATGTTCTGTACCATTCGAGATTTACCATGACATAAATATATTTATAACAAACATAGTTTATTTTATTTTTACTGATATCACTTTAGGCGTAAATTTGATGAAAATTTAAACTTATGAAAAAAATTGCATTACTTACGATTATAGCATTCTCAGCTTTTAGCACATCAGCTATAGCTCAAAAATCAACAAAAAAAGGTATGAAAAAAGTATTATTTGTTGTTACCAGTAATGATAAACTGGGCAATACGGGAGAGAAAACAGGGTTTTGGTCAGAAGAATTTGCTGCACCAT from uncultured Flavobacterium sp. carries:
- a CDS encoding LysR family transcriptional regulator, which produces MVNLEWYRTFKAVYKNRNFSVAAKELFMSQPAVSQQISMLEAHVGNKLFNRKSKGVEPTEYAKLLNNLIIDALDRLENVENSFRAKAQDSTRLISVGISKNLFASVGSVLISKFDFIDFTFADSDSLFALVDAKKLDFAIVGKQYDTFDTIYEIVGKIKLVMVASMNLDTTEFRHRLKADNFVEVEQWLNEQKWFCHDARISHNKIFWLHAFNKKRPSMVPNYIIPSESEMLELLSKNSGVAITWNCNARKYIKENKLQLLWNSFHVPEEYVYLLTAKNNNLSSFFDSISKELKLFLGNRM